The following proteins are co-located in the Actinomycetes bacterium genome:
- the purN gene encoding phosphoribosylglycinamide formyltransferase yields MTGTAPTAEPRRVVALASGGGTTLQALLDAAADPAYGVRVVAVGSDREGTGALDRARAAGVATFVLPVGADREGWDAQLAEAVAGHAPDLVVSVGFMRLVGRLFLDRWAGRMVNSHPALLPSFPGMHAARDALAYGVKVTGCTLFVVDDGVDTGPIVDQRVVPVEDGDDEAALHDRIKAAERTMLVDMVGRMLREGFTVRGRKVSIP; encoded by the coding sequence ATGACCGGGACCGCGCCCACGGCCGAGCCGCGACGGGTCGTCGCCCTGGCCTCCGGCGGCGGGACGACCCTGCAGGCCCTGCTCGACGCGGCGGCCGACCCGGCCTACGGCGTCCGGGTCGTGGCGGTCGGCAGCGACCGCGAGGGCACGGGGGCGCTCGACCGGGCCCGGGCCGCCGGCGTCGCCACGTTCGTGCTGCCGGTCGGCGCCGACCGTGAGGGCTGGGACGCGCAGCTGGCGGAGGCCGTGGCCGGGCACGCGCCGGACCTCGTCGTCTCGGTGGGCTTCATGCGCCTCGTCGGCCGGCTCTTCCTGGACCGGTGGGCCGGCCGGATGGTCAACAGCCATCCGGCCCTGCTGCCGTCGTTCCCCGGCATGCACGCGGCACGCGACGCCCTCGCGTACGGCGTCAAGGTGACCGGGTGCACGCTGTTCGTCGTCGACGACGGCGTCGACACCGGGCCGATCGTCGACCAGCGGGTGGTGCCGGTCGAGGACGGCGACGACGAGGCGGCCCTGCACGACCGGATCAAGGCGGCCGAGCGCACGATGCTCGTCGACATGGTCGGCCGGATGCTCCGTGAGGGCTTCACGGTGAGAGGCAGGAAGGTGTCGATCCCTTGA
- the sucD gene encoding succinate--CoA ligase subunit alpha, producing the protein MAIWLTESSKIIVQGMTGSEGMKHTTRMLASGAQVVGGVNPRKAGTSVDVSGTSLPVFAGVGEAMKETGADVSVVFVPPAFAKAAVDEAVDAQIPLCVVITEGIPVHDSAAFWQHASNSGATRIIGPNCPGLISPGKSNAGIIPADITRAGRIGLVSKSGTLTYQMMYELRDIGFSTCVGIGGDPVIGTTHIDCLQAFQDDPGTDAIVMIGEIGGDAEERAAAYVKDNVSKPVVGYVAGFTAPEGKTMGHAGAIVSGSSGTAAAKQEALEAVGVKVGRTPSETARLMRELMTSA; encoded by the coding sequence ATGGCCATCTGGCTGACCGAGAGCTCGAAGATCATCGTCCAGGGCATGACCGGCTCCGAGGGCATGAAGCACACGACGCGGATGCTCGCGTCGGGCGCCCAGGTCGTCGGTGGCGTCAACCCGCGCAAGGCAGGCACGTCGGTCGACGTGTCGGGCACGTCGCTGCCGGTCTTCGCCGGCGTCGGCGAGGCGATGAAGGAGACCGGGGCCGACGTGTCGGTCGTGTTCGTGCCGCCGGCCTTCGCCAAAGCGGCGGTCGACGAGGCCGTCGACGCGCAGATCCCGCTGTGCGTGGTCATCACCGAGGGCATCCCGGTGCACGACTCGGCCGCCTTCTGGCAGCACGCGTCGAACTCCGGCGCGACCCGCATCATCGGCCCCAACTGCCCCGGCCTGATCAGCCCCGGGAAGTCCAACGCGGGCATCATCCCGGCCGACATCACCAGGGCCGGCCGGATCGGCCTGGTCAGCAAGTCCGGCACGCTGACCTACCAGATGATGTACGAGCTGCGGGACATCGGCTTCTCCACCTGCGTCGGAATCGGCGGCGACCCGGTCATCGGCACCACCCACATCGACTGCCTGCAGGCCTTCCAGGACGACCCCGGGACCGACGCCATCGTGATGATCGGCGAGATCGGCGGCGACGCCGAGGAGCGCGCCGCGGCCTACGTCAAGGACAACGTCAGCAAGCCGGTCGTCGGCTACGTCGCCGGCTTCACAGCTCCCGAGGGCAAGACGATGGGCCACGCCGGCGCGATCGTGTCCGGGTCGTCCGGCACAGCAGCCGCCAAGCAGGAGGCCCTCGAGGCGGTCGGCGTCAAGGTCGGCAGGACCCCGTCGGAGACCGCCCGCCTGATGCGCGAGCTGATGACCTCCGCCTGA
- a CDS encoding SigE family RNA polymerase sigma factor, whose protein sequence is MSAEEPSERAAEFDAFYQGSNRRVLHQMYAMTGNLADAQELVQEAYARAWQRWSSVSTYDEPEAWVRTVAWRLAASRWRKAKNGVAAMLRHGPPEDTPEPSIDNVALVAALRQIPEAQRRAIVLHHLGGLSVAEVAHETGAPEGTVKARLARGRTALAELLSDSTLAEVS, encoded by the coding sequence GTGTCCGCGGAGGAGCCGAGCGAGCGGGCTGCGGAGTTCGACGCCTTCTACCAGGGCTCCAACCGGCGGGTGCTGCACCAGATGTACGCCATGACCGGCAACCTCGCCGACGCGCAGGAGCTGGTGCAGGAGGCGTACGCCCGGGCGTGGCAGCGCTGGTCCAGCGTGTCGACGTACGACGAGCCGGAGGCCTGGGTGCGGACGGTCGCGTGGCGACTGGCCGCCAGCCGCTGGCGGAAGGCGAAGAACGGCGTGGCAGCGATGCTGCGCCACGGGCCGCCGGAGGACACCCCCGAGCCCAGCATCGACAACGTCGCGCTCGTCGCAGCGCTGCGCCAGATCCCGGAGGCGCAGCGTCGGGCGATCGTGCTGCACCACCTCGGCGGGCTCTCCGTCGCCGAGGTCGCCCACGAGACGGGCGCCCCGGAGGGCACGGTCAAGGCACGCCTGGCGCGTGGCCGGACCGCGCTCGCCGAGCTCCTGTCCGACTCGACGCTCGCGGAGGTGAGCTGA
- a CDS encoding DUF6350 family protein encodes MAAPTDVLRRPPGPRAPRRPPAGPGRSAARPLTALGMTAALQSAGLGVLAVMVTVLVGWATAADSDASATAAVTGALQAWLVGHHAEVTVPGGSFGLAPLGLTLLPLLLLHTSTLRAGRAAGVRSRRAVLALTASVTATYAVLVTVVALLARTDTVRPQPVSAFVGAALVAGLASGTAAVRATGRAAVLWHRLPEPARRPVLPAAAASLVLVAGGALLAGGSLAVHHEQARALTAGLDGGAGGTMLLLLGCLLYVPTAAVWGLAFCVGPGFAVGAGTSVGVAGSTLGAVPALPLLAALPAGTGSASWWLALAVPVGAGVAAGVVADRTPGRPPGDAAASIPSIPYVRTLLRSTAETAGLVGGLVAGAVAGLAWLSAGPAGPDRLATTGSDWWVVGPAAGLEVAAAAAVTLAALAGLRHRRRPDTDA; translated from the coding sequence ATGGCCGCACCCACCGACGTCCTCCGCCGGCCGCCCGGCCCGCGGGCGCCCCGGCGGCCGCCGGCCGGCCCCGGCCGGAGTGCTGCCCGGCCGCTCACCGCCCTCGGCATGACCGCCGCCCTGCAGTCCGCCGGTCTCGGGGTGCTGGCGGTCATGGTCACCGTCCTGGTGGGCTGGGCCACCGCCGCGGACAGCGACGCCAGCGCCACGGCCGCGGTCACCGGCGCGCTGCAAGCCTGGCTGGTCGGGCACCACGCCGAGGTGACCGTGCCCGGCGGCTCCTTCGGTCTCGCCCCGCTCGGCCTGACCCTGCTGCCGCTCCTGCTGCTGCACACGTCCACGCTGCGCGCCGGCCGCGCGGCAGGGGTCCGGAGCCGCCGCGCAGTGCTCGCCCTGACCGCCTCGGTCACCGCGACGTACGCCGTGCTGGTCACCGTGGTGGCCCTCCTTGCCCGCACCGACACCGTGCGGCCCCAGCCGGTCTCGGCCTTCGTGGGCGCCGCGCTGGTCGCCGGGCTGGCGTCCGGGACCGCCGCGGTCCGGGCGACCGGCCGCGCCGCGGTGCTGTGGCACCGGCTGCCCGAGCCGGCCCGGCGGCCCGTGCTCCCGGCGGCGGCCGCGTCGTTGGTGCTCGTCGCAGGCGGCGCCCTGCTCGCCGGCGGCAGCCTCGCCGTCCACCACGAGCAGGCCAGGGCCCTGACCGCGGGTCTGGACGGCGGTGCCGGCGGCACGATGCTGCTGCTGCTCGGCTGCCTCCTCTACGTCCCGACCGCGGCGGTCTGGGGGCTCGCCTTCTGCGTCGGGCCGGGCTTCGCGGTCGGCGCGGGCACGTCGGTCGGGGTCGCCGGGTCGACCCTCGGGGCCGTCCCCGCGCTGCCATTGCTGGCCGCCCTGCCGGCGGGCACCGGAAGTGCCTCGTGGTGGCTCGCGCTCGCCGTGCCGGTGGGCGCGGGCGTGGCCGCCGGGGTCGTCGCCGACCGTACGCCCGGGCGCCCGCCCGGCGACGCGGCCGCGTCGATCCCGTCGATCCCGTACGTGCGCACCCTGCTGCGGTCGACCGCCGAGACCGCGGGCCTGGTCGGGGGGCTGGTCGCCGGCGCCGTCGCCGGGCTCGCCTGGCTCTCGGCCGGCCCCGCCGGGCCGGATCGGCTGGCCACCACCGGCAGCGACTGGTGGGTGGTCGGCCCGGCTGCGGGTCTGGAGGTCGCAGCCGCCGCTGCCGTGACGCTTGCCGCCCTCGCCGGGCTGCGCCACCGGCGACGGCCGGACACCGACGCGTGA